ATATTTTTACAATTTTCGCTTTGCCTTTTATAAATAACGGTTCTTCAACATTGGAAATTTCAAAAACGGTACCATCAGCAGGCGATAAAATATTATTTTCGTCAAATTTAATATTTCTAACGGGGTCTCTAAAGAAATAAAAACAGAAAAGGGCTAAAACGAAGAATATTGCACTTAAAATATAACTAAAATAACTAAAAATTCCTCTTGAAACAAAAAATATCAAAGAAAAAATAAAAAGCGAAATAATGTAACTAAAACCTATTTTTGCCATCGTTATATATTAGTTGAACGGTTAAATAATTAAAAAACAATTATTTTATCACTTAACTAATTACCTTCAAGTGTTACTTTTATTCCGGGACCCATAGTAGAAGAAATTGCAATACTTTTTATATATTGTCCTTTAGACGTGGCAGGTTTTAACGCTATTACTGTTGAAATTACTGCTCTTGCATTTTCAACAATTTTATTTTCATCAAAAGATAATTTACCTACAACCGAATGCACAATACCTTGCACGTCATTTTTAAACTCTACACGTCCTGCCTTGATTTCTTTAACTGTTTTTGCAATATCAAAAGTTACTGTTCCTATCTTCGGGTTTGGCATAAGACCGCGAGGACCCAAGATTTTACCCAGTTTACTAAGTTCTTTCATAATATCAGGAGTTGCAACAATGGCATCAAAATCCATCCAACCTTTTGATATTTTTTCAATCATATCCTCACTTCCAAAAAAATCTGCGCCGGCTGTTTCTGCTTCTTTTACTTTTTCACCTTTTGCAATAACAACAACTTTCTTGGTTTTACCGGTACCATGAGGCAGCGAAACTGTTCCCCTTACCGTCTGGTCAGTTTGCTTTGCGTCAATACCAAGACGAACTGCAATTTCAACTGTTTCATCAAATTTCGGTTTTGCAAATTGCCTGAGAATTTTTACTGCTTCTGCCAGAGAATACAATTTTGCTCTGTCTACGAGTTTTTCACTTTCTTTCATACGCTTTGACATAACATCTCCTTTACTTTAACCGCTATTTTAGATTACATTCGCTATTTATGTTTTTTCTTCCATAACGCTTTCATTTTTTTCATTTCATCATTAAGTTTTATCGGTGACGGTGATGTCAAAGATGCTTTATCAGTAATCCATCCGCCGTCAATCGTCAATTTAACGGGTTTACGTTTTACAGCTGGAAGTATATCAAACTTTAAGTGTGGCTCCTTCTGATACCAATAAGCGACAGAAGACCATTCGTTAGAAAGATGGTTTCCGTGGCCATGCTCTATCGTTACTTTTATTTCCTTCTTAAATCTGACAGGATTTTCTATATGAAAAACATATGATGTTTGATAATAACTACCTTTATCCGGAGATTTAAGCATTGTTTCTTCAAAAACTGAACTGCCATTTCTAAGAAATGCATTAGATTGCATACCCCACGCCTGGTTAAAATAATCTTCACTTCCGGTTCCGTGCAGGTCCGGCGGCCATTTGTAACCGTCAACCCAAATCATATCATCACCTTCACCCCACCATGTTCCCTGAAAATTAGCAACAGAGATATTACAACCGATATAATGCCCGGTACCTTTAGCTTCAAGAATAACATAATTATTTTCCCAAGCTAAACGTTCCTTGTTGACAATATTGGCTTGGGGTGTATTTACGCTAATTTCATGTCCCCAACCGTCACAGGGATTTTTTCGCTTGAACTGTGCATGAAAATACGCTATATCTTCACTATGCGGTTTATCATATAACTCATAATCAACATAGAAGTATTGTCCGTGTTCTTTTTTACCTTCGTTAACCAGTTCAATTCTTGCAGATTTATTAAACGGCATAGGGCAATAACAATTCAATGCACAGCCATGATTAAACTTATTATTACGTCTAGTTGAAGCAGTAAACAGTAAAGATTGATAAGAATTTACAATTTCGTTACCAAGCCCGAAAAAATCCCCCAAAGGGCACAAAACACTCGGATTCTTTTCACCATCCCAATAGATTTTGATAAGCACGTCACGGTAACCATCCCGCTGGGTCATCCAAATATGTGTTATGCAACCAGTTCCTTTGATGTCAGCTAAAACACGTGTTTCTCCCGGTTTAATAGTCCAAGCATCATTATTTCTACCGCTTTTATCCCACGATGAACAACGGAGCGTCTTTGCACTTTTGATTTTAGCTATGTCTAACATTTTACTATCTCCTCCTAAACTCGTATTTAAATTACTTCTATCCCCATTGATTTTGCTGTACCTTCTACTAATTTTACTGCTGCCTCAACAGTGGATGCGTTTAAATCCGGCATTTTCTGCTTTGCAATTTCCTCAACCTGCTTCTTGGTAATTTTTGCTATTTTCACTTTCTGGTCACCGGACGCTTTAGCAATATTACAAGCTTTCTTCAAAAGCGCAGAAACCGGCGGAACTTTCGTTATAAACGTAAATGACCTGTCATCAAAAACAGTAATTATTACTGGCACTAACATTCCCGGCTCAGCTGTTTTTGTTTTTTCATTGAATTGTTTGCAAAAATCCATTA
This sequence is a window from Elusimicrobiota bacterium. Protein-coding genes within it:
- the rplA gene encoding 50S ribosomal protein L1, whose protein sequence is MSKRMKESEKLVDRAKLYSLAEAVKILRQFAKPKFDETVEIAVRLGIDAKQTDQTVRGTVSLPHGTGKTKKVVVIAKGEKVKEAETAGADFFGSEDMIEKISKGWMDFDAIVATPDIMKELSKLGKILGPRGLMPNPKIGTVTFDIAKTVKEIKAGRVEFKNDVQGIVHSVVGKLSFDENKIVENARAVISTVIALKPATSKGQYIKSIAISSTMGPGIKVTLEGN
- a CDS encoding DUF2961 domain-containing protein: MLDIAKIKSAKTLRCSSWDKSGRNNDAWTIKPGETRVLADIKGTGCITHIWMTQRDGYRDVLIKIYWDGEKNPSVLCPLGDFFGLGNEIVNSYQSLLFTASTRRNNKFNHGCALNCYCPMPFNKSARIELVNEGKKEHGQYFYVDYELYDKPHSEDIAYFHAQFKRKNPCDGWGHEISVNTPQANIVNKERLAWENNYVILEAKGTGHYIGCNISVANFQGTWWGEGDDMIWVDGYKWPPDLHGTGSEDYFNQAWGMQSNAFLRNGSSVFEETMLKSPDKGSYYQTSYVFHIENPVRFKKEIKVTIEHGHGNHLSNEWSSVAYWYQKEPHLKFDILPAVKRKPVKLTIDGGWITDKASLTSPSPIKLNDEMKKMKALWKKKHK
- the rplK gene encoding 50S ribosomal protein L11, whose protein sequence is MAKKVKTQIKLQIPAGAANPAPPVGPALGQHGVNIMDFCKQFNEKTKTAEPGMLVPVIITVFDDRSFTFITKVPPVSALLKKACNIAKASGDQKVKIAKITKKQVEEIAKQKMPDLNASTVEAAVKLVEGTAKSMGIEVI